The window TGTGCATATGAAATTCACATCTCAGTTTGCTGTGTATTTGTTGTAACGTAGTTGTTAAATCTGGTGAACTTGATCCTTGAGATCCCCAGTTAGTGACTAGCAGGCTGGACTTCCCCCAAGTCCACTCCCCAGACACAGAGCCCAGGTCCTGCCCAGGGTGATGCTGGGGCGGAGGTGGGGTCCCCACACTGAGCCTGTGCTAAACCCCTCCCTGCAGGGCCGGCCCCGCCCCAGGGCTGTGCTGGGGGGTCTGAGGCCCCTCCGCTCACCTCGGTCCTGAGGGCGGGACTGATGCCTCCCGGACCTGGATGCCCGGAGCGCAGGAGGGGCCGGCCTGTCTGAACCCCTCGGTCAGGCTGCCTGGTAGCCCTGGGGCGGAGCTGAAACACAGCACGGGGACTGCTCCGTGCGTGCACTTACGGAGCGCCTGCTGTATGCCAGGCCCCAGAGGCCCCTTTGGTGCCCAGTGAGCCGAGCTGCAGCTTCCTGGTCCCGGCCCTTCGTGTCACAGTTTTTCTAGTTTTAAAGGGGGTAAGCCCCAGGTACCACGAGCCCTGCCCTTGTCCTTGCCGGGCGCTATGACAACCGCTCTCCCCAGGCCACACCCTGGGCCTTGGAGGGAACCAGGAGGAGGCATTGCCAGCACGTCCCCTTGGATGCTGGGGACCTGGAGacgtggggaggggatggggctgTCTGAGTCCAGCCGGCCTCTGAGAGCCAGACCCAGGCCCCCTCGCTCCACCGCCCAGGCACTAACCACTCTGTCTCCTGTCTCTAGGGAGGGCCTGCCGCGTCATGATGCTGCCTCTGAGCACCATCGaggacaaggaaactgaggaggTGCAGACCAAGCCTCCGGAGAAAGGAGGTGAGACCCACGTGGGGTGGAAAGTATAGGCAGGTGGGAGTGGGAGGGTCTAGGGCAAGGGTGATGAGGAGGGGTTGACCCTGGAGACTGGCCCAGTCCCACCCAGCTTCATGATGAAGATACTGTTACTGAGTTTCTCAAGCCTCAGCAGGCAAGATGGTCTCACGCGTCTTTCCTCCCCCCAACACAGCCCTGCTTTCTGAGAATCCTGATGAGCCTAAGAAGAAGCCCAGAGGAATGAGAGGAAGACTGTCTTTCAAAGTTCTGCCGTTCTGTCCCATAGTAAGCCTGCTTGTTTCTTCTCTTTGACGTGAGATCTCCTAGGTTATGAGAGGTCAGGCACACCTACCACTTTAATGAGGCGTCTGCTCTGTCTCTGGGCTTCTAACAGGCaggaggggaggctggaggggccctggggagaCCAGGGGGCCCGGGGGGAGAGGTCAGGGGAGGCACTGGGTCAGATGCCCGCGAGAACATCTTACCTACTAGTGTGACTAGTACTACTCTTAAAGAAGTTTTCTTATTAGGAATTAATGTGAGAATCCAAGATTTTATAAAAACAGTACAAAGATTATCAAAATTCACCGAGTGTTGCCACATATTCTATTTGcatgttttcttatatatatttagatataataTTGATGGTACTCAAGATTCTGCAAAGCATGGGATGCCCGCCCCCCACACTGCAAGGAATGACATGACCCCAAAACGTCACCAGCGTGACACTGACATTCTCCTCTCGTTTCCCTGTTCTCTCTCCTTCCAGCCGAGTGTCTGCTTCAGCTACTACGTGGAGCCGGATGATGACGTCGAGCCTGAGCCTGAGCCTCAGCCTGAGCCTCCGGTGGCTCCCGACGCTTCGAAGTCGGACCCGAATTGCACCGTGGTCCCCATGCCTGTGCTGGAGTTCCGCGAGGTCAAGGTGTGCGAGTGTCCCCTCTGCTGCCTCAGCTTCGTCACTGCTTCCTAAGCCCCGAGGGCCCTCCGCTTCCTGCTCCTGACTGCGCGCCCCCGAATCATGCATGCTGGGCTACCGTGATGCAAAATCCCCCAATGCAGCGGCTTCAATAAACTCAACTTGCTGTCTCTcccaaggctgtggtctgtgtgtgaAACTCccagggccggggcggggcggctcCGTGGGGTTGGGCAGCCAGGGTCCTTGGACCTCGGTGCTCTGAGCCACGTGGCTGGAGAGGGCTCACCTCCTCCACCCAGTCCACATTCTGGTGTGGGACAAGTTGGGGGGATGAGGAGAGGGGAAGACATGCTTCAGTCCTTCAAAGGGCGACTCCTACAAGAAGCCCAGATCACTTTTCCTCACAGCTCATTGGTCAGAGCAGGTCACATGATGACATCTAGTTGCAAGGGCTGCTGGGAACTGTAGTCCTTAGCCGGGCAATCCTGTGTCATCCAATAGCTCCTATTGCTATAGCAAAAGAGAATGAGTGTGTCCACCTCTGACTGGGTGTGTTATGTTTATTTATCCCAGCACGTGTTGCGATGAACACATGAGTGAATAAATGTATTCTTCAATTCTGTATCTCTCCTCCAAGGACCAGAGtctcctcccctcctttcttATGCAGATAATTAGAATGAGGAACTTTTCTTGGGCATTGACCATGCGGTAGGCACCAAACCAGTGTCTTTACACATTTTAATCCCCTTAATGTGCACAACCATGTGGCCAATTCTGTTATTCTGTCTCTTTCTGAGATAAGAGAACAGAGGCCCAGAGTTCCTGTCACTTCCTTCAGGTCACACAGATCAGAAGGagccaagccaggattcaaatccagggaggctgactccagagtctgtgcCAACAGGACTTAgcagttaaacaacaacaatagtccTCTGTATCAGACTCCTTTGATGGCAAGCAACAGAAACCCtgactcagggcctttgcactggccgTTTACTCGCCCTGCAGTGCTCCTCGCCCAGGGTTTTTCTGTCGTTGACTCagtcagcatcttttccaattgCTCCTTGTATGCAGGTATTGGTGACTTCACGGCTTATGAGATATTTATGACAGTTCTTTGGTGCTGGCTGGTTTTAAGATTATCACGTTTCCAGCCCTCTGTTACTTAGGAAAGCACCCACTCATTTCCGAGAAGTAAAATGATCACCCATGAGCTTCAGCACCTCAACAATTTAGAAGACTACAGAGTGAGTTTTCTCTTTAAGATAATACATGCATTTCACAAGAATCCCAAGTCGTAACAAGGTGtattcattaaaacaaacaaacaaaaaagcctctctctctttctctaccttctacttttgaagttttaattttgctGATATTTATAATCTATTCAGCTTGAgaaatttctttcaaaagtttTGCTTTCAAAAACCAGATTCCAGGGGTACAAGCACACATCCTTCAGACGGACTAAAGGAAAGACATAAGAGTTGGTGAGGTGGTGAAACCGTTGGAACTCCTGTGCGTGGTTGTGGAAGTGTAGATTGGTGCTGCTCTTTAGAAGAGAAAGCTTGTAGCTGGCATAACTGCACATATGCATGTCCAACCCCAACAACCCCATTCTCGGGTATATTCCTGACAGAAATGCATATTAAGCTAACAGAGGGTGTGTACAAAAGTGTTTCATGgcacctcctacactgttggtgggaatataaactggccAGCCACtctagagaacagtgtggaggttccttaaaatctaaaaataaagctatcatatgatccagcaatcccactcccaggcatatacCTGAAGAAAACTTTActtggaaaagatacatgtacccctatgttcagagcagcactgtttacaatagccaagacatggaaggaactGAAGtgtccatcatcagatgaatggatgaagaagatggggtacatatacacaatggaatattactcagtcataaaatataataatattatgccatttgaagcaacatggatagacctagagataattatactgagtgaagccaggcagagaaagattaatatcatatgatataacttACAGATGGAATCTCATAGAAATGAACTTAGGAaagagaaacaggctcacagacatagaaaacacacttatatttaccaaaaaggaaaggggttggggaagggataaattaggcatttgagattagcagatacaaactgctaTATACAAAAACATATAAGGTCCTGCTGCATAGCCCAGGGAGCTCTATCTAATAtcctataatggaaaacaatctgaaaaatcaTATATATCTCTACCAGAATCACTCTGCTGTGCACCAGAAACTACTACAACATCATAAATCCACtatacttctattaaaaaaaattaactcatatatatatgtgctgtCACTTCCGGAGTgtccgctctttgtgaccctatggactgcagcctgccagtatatataggcttccctcgtgtctcaggcagtaaagaatctgcctgcaaaaataTAGGTTAActcatatattcagttcagttcagttcagttgctcagtcgggtctgactctttgcgaccccatggactgcagcacgccaggcctccctgtcccggagcttactcaaactcatgtccatccacgcggtgatgccatccaaccatcttatcctctgtcgtccccttctcctcccgccttcaatcttttccggCATCggagtttttttttcaaatgagtcagttcttcacatcaggtggccaaaggattggagtttcagcttcagcatccttgTTTCCaatgaatcatatatatatgtatgcatgtatatataaactttacatatatacatgcatatgtataaagAATGTTCATAACAGGTCCATTCATAGTAGTCCCAAAGTGCCAGCTACCCAAGTGCCTACAGCATTCCTCACCATTTGTGCTGGGAGTCCATTGGATTAAGGTCTGACCAGAGACCATCCTTAAGGGTAAGGACCATCCTTAACAGACAGCCCAGGCGGGGTGAGTTTCGGCAAGTGTGTGCGCATCCCAGGAGCGGCTCAGTTGCCGCCATCTTGGGGTTTTGCGAGTAGGCCGTTGTGAGCAGCAGTGAGTGTGTGGGTGTTTGGGAGCGGGGTCGCCGCGTATCTGGGGGTCACTGTGTGTCTGATGATTCTGCAGGGCGGGCCCCCAAACACAGTGCCACCCCCGCCCCGGGCATCCAGGCCCTTGTGTCTCCGCCGCTTGGCCGTGTAACACGGCTCTTCCCTGCCAACTCCACGTCTCCTGGAAGACCTGGGCCCCGGCGCGGtccaggtgggggaggggctcgGGGGGCCCAGGTGGGACCCCCCGCCAGGGAGACAGTGATGCTCACAGAGGGGGTGTGAGGCCAGACTCTCCAGTCCTCCAGCCCTGATAACAACAGGCTTGTTTCAGGCACTGTTTTAACCGCTCCATCTGAGTACCCGTGTGGACCGCGGGTTGCGGGGGTCGTGAGCCgctccttccgcgcttttgtccTGGGGGTTCCCAGGCACGTTTTTAGGACCCCCGCCCCGCGCGGGATGCCAGGACCAGCACTGCGCCAACCCCCCTCCCCGACTCCATGCCCCCGGGCACCCGCGCCAGGTCACAGCCGGGTtgtgggggggcgggcaggggcagCCCCCCGCTGTGGCTCTGAAGGGTGGGGGGCGGTGCTCAGGGTTGGGGGGCTGAGGGGGCCGGGGCTGCAGGGGGTGGCGCTGCAAGCGCAGGGGGAAGGCGAGGGGGCGCCCTGGGAGCGGGTCTGCGGGCGCGGGGTGGTCTCGAGGGGGCGCTGCCCGGGAGCCTGGGAGGGGCCGACGGGCTGGGCGGGCGCGCGGGGTGGTCGCCAGGGGAAGGCCCGCGGTTCTCCGCCGGGCCGGGCGCACAGGCGGCCTGGGCTCCCGCGGAGGTCGGCTGCCACCTAGCGGGCGGGAGGCGGGGGGCCGGGCACGCGGCGGCCGGCGCCGAGGGGCCCTCGCGGCTGCGTCTTCCCGGCGGGCGGGCAGCGCGGGGCTCAGGGCCAGGGGCACAGCCGGGGATCTGAGACCCCGGAGAGAGGGTGGCAGGAGAGGTCTTCCGACCCTCACCCCCTAAGAACAATGAAATTGtcgtttagccgctcagtcgtgtgccactgtgtgcgaccccgtggactgcagcccccaggctccttctgtccatgggattctccaggcaggaatagcggagtgggttgccacgccctccaagggatcttccccacccaggggtcgaacctgcgtctcctgcattagcgagcagattctttacccctgtgccacaGGCAAAGCCCAAGTGACTCGTACCCAGTAAGAATTTTTCACTTTTGCAAATATGTATAGAAGAAGCAGAGGCTGCTCTGACATCTCCCCGGGGGGTtgcagcgggggcgggggggggggggggcgaaaCGCCGCGGTGTTTCTGTTCCCAGGCCGGGAGGGGCCAGGAAAGGGATTGAAGGTGAAGGAACTGAGGCTGGTTTCTAACTCCTGATGGAGATTTTCCAGTTGCAGTCACCCAGAGCGAGACCTTGAATCCTTGAGCTGAACCCCCTGAGGGGCAGAAAGCAGGGTCGCTGGGGGAGCGGAGGGGGCGAAAAACCTACATCAGGCGTCAGCTGCcaagtgtgtatttttaaaataataaacaagggCTTCTGGCTTCAGAAATGCCATCCGGTTCACCGTGGTACTCAGTTCGGGGTTTCAAGTCACCTAGAGGCACAGCCTCCTGAGATGAATGTGAAGTCACGACTGGGGAAATCCTCGAGGGCGTTCGGAAATGCTGTCGCTCTGCTTTCGGGAGTAATGAGGCGTGAGGGGGAGATGAGCGCCTGGGGGTCATGTGCGCGAAGGTCTCCATCCTGCCGGACCtacccctctcctctccccggGGAGGCGGGAAGTGACTCTTTTCACCAGGCCCCTGGGAACCTGTTTGCTGTGTCCGAGTGAGGGGGAATGAGCTCATGTTTGCCACCTTTTTGCCAGGCCTTTCTGAGAAGGGATTCATGTATCTGTAAGACTGAGTCCCTTCGCTTACATCTGAAACTGATAAACAGCACAGACCTACACAacagcccccagcctcccccgCCAGCGGGAGAGATTCTTTAGTGTCTCAGCCGCCACAGAAGCCCGTAAGTTAGGTACATAGACTGCAAATTCTGACCCCTCTTTGCGTCACTCGTCTCTGGGTGCTTCCGTGTGCCTCACACTCGACGAGACACAAGCTAATAACATCTTTGTTGGGTTTGCTGTCATTCATCTGCCTTAACTCAGTTTCATTCATAGAATTTGGGGTCTATATACCTAActtggcagggggaggggtggtgcGCAAGACTGCCCTCTCTTTAGACACCAGACACGTGCTCTGCAGGTTCCCAGGCTGCCCACACTTCTGATCTGTTGGCTACAAATTTGGGATTCCTCAACCCCTCGAGTTCTGTTGTTCACTAGAGGGGCTCGCAGAATTCAGGAACGCGCCGTGCTCATAATGTGATgttatatatatggatatatacattaatagctatttttattcatttggctgcacctggtctaTGTGacaacatgtgagatctagttccctgatcagggatggaacccaggccctctgcactgggagtggggaggcccagcccgggaccaccagggaagtcgctgcGATGCTCAAATGCAGAGAGGCACCGCGCTTCAGGGTCCTCGGGGCGCCTCCCCTTCCTGCACATCCAGGAGTGTCCCCAGGGAGGCTCATTCAAGCATTGAGGGTCCCGGGTGTTTGTTAGTGTTTCATCATGGGGGTCCCGGGTGTTTGTTAGTGTTCCATCATGGGGGTCCCGGGTCTTTGTTAATGTTCCATCATGCAGGCTGGGTTGATTTCATCATTTGCCACATGATTGAATtccatctcctgtgcctccttctcctccccggAGGTCAGGGTGATGTTTATCGGCCGCTCAACATTCCCCATCACGAGGCTCACAGCCCCTTCAGATGTGGTGTGTGCTTGCGTATGTGCTTGGGCTCGTAAATGTTCAAAGATATGCAGGAGATAGATCACACTGGACAAAAACACATTCTTTACATCGCTCTGGCCACTGTCTCTCAGCTGGGAGTGGTTGTCTGTCCCCAGAGGGTGCCTGGCAGCATTTTATCACAGTTTGAGGACAGGGGGATTAGTGGGTAGAGTCGGAAGACGCTGCTTCCAACAGCCTGTGATGCACAGGATGGCGCCGCAGTCATCCAGGCCCCAGTGAGCAATGCTCTGAGGTTAAGGAGTCCTGAACTAGGCTGGGTGGGATATGTAATAAAATTCACTTAAACATTCAGCTTTTTTATGGATTTGGGTATTATAtcttcagttcagtgactcagtcgtgtccgaccctttgcgaccccatggactgcagcacgccaggcctccctgtctgccgaggtccagccccggcaggaccAGGAGTACCCAAGGGATCAGTGGTGTcggcgaggaagaagacagacagacagacacacacagacggTTGCGTAGAAgagggagcttttttttttttatttttaggatagctcagtttttatagaatgaatgttacctcccccttaagtcaccacatattacatcagatactGACTTGTGCTTccgtcaatatttttttccccatgtttttcccctaagcattcatctagaacgtttctgattacagggtttatacttaaatggcccgtacatagtcttcttgcctcaatggcctaacattctcactctaacaaaaacaatgttccacaagTCTCAGGTATaatgtaaattctttggacaataaaacaatacatgggaagggtcacagtaacatgtttga of the Cervus canadensis isolate Bull #8, Minnesota chromosome 18, ASM1932006v1, whole genome shotgun sequence genome contains:
- the LOC122420058 gene encoding uncharacterized protein LOC122420058, with the protein product MLPLSTIGGQEPEEEVQTKPPKKGGFFSKKSDALPKKSKKMKGTVSFRVLPFCPVAPWTSTEPALPGPPGPAVSKPARSSPDIEPEPGSGGRSRGRRSEGSGHQGRACRVMMLPLSTIEDKETEEVQTKPPEKGALLSENPDEPKKKPRGMRGRLSFKVLPFCPIPSVCFSYYVEPDDDVEPEPEPQPEPPVAPDASKSDPNCTVVPMPVLEFREVKVCECPLCCLSFVTAS